Proteins encoded within one genomic window of Candidatus Berkiella cookevillensis:
- the ycaC gene encoding isochorismate family cysteine hydrolase YcaC: MSKPYIRLDKNKAAVLLVDHQSGLLSLVRDVQPDTFKNNVLALADLAQYFELPTILTTSFESGPNGPLVPELKSMFPNAPYIARPGQINAWDNEDFVKAIKATGKKQLIIAGVVTEVCVAFPALSALEEGFEVFVVTDASGTFNEMTRHSAWDRMSNAGAQLMTWFGVACELHRDWRNDVEGLGALFSNHIPDYRNLISSYTTLKDNK, encoded by the coding sequence ATGAGCAAACCCTATATTCGCTTAGATAAAAATAAAGCGGCTGTCTTATTAGTTGATCATCAATCAGGTTTACTATCACTTGTACGTGATGTCCAACCAGATACTTTTAAAAACAATGTCTTAGCATTAGCTGATCTTGCACAGTATTTCGAATTACCAACAATTTTAACAACCAGTTTTGAAAGTGGCCCGAATGGCCCATTAGTACCAGAGCTTAAAAGCATGTTTCCAAATGCGCCTTATATAGCGCGTCCTGGCCAAATTAATGCCTGGGACAATGAAGACTTTGTAAAAGCTATCAAAGCCACGGGGAAAAAACAATTGATTATTGCCGGTGTTGTTACTGAAGTATGCGTTGCTTTTCCAGCTCTTTCTGCTTTGGAAGAAGGCTTTGAGGTATTTGTGGTTACTGATGCCTCTGGCACTTTCAATGAAATGACACGACATTCTGCCTGGGATCGTATGTCAAATGCGGGTGCACAATTAATGACCTGGTTCGGTGTTGCTTGCGAGTTACATCGCGATTGGCGTAATGATGTAGAAGGCCTAGGCGCTCTATTTTCCAACCATATACCCGACTATCGTAATTTGATTTCTAGCTATACTACTTTGAAAGACAATAAATAA
- a CDS encoding SDR family NAD(P)-dependent oxidoreductase produces MTKLKDNNAQNFKNSFKDKVILITGASSGIGAALAKGFAQEKAKLALLARRFNKLEVIASLCKMSDSQALALVCDVSKETEIEKAVATVQQQLGSIDVVIANAGFGVVANVENLTLTDFQRQFETNVYGVLRTLYATLDDLKKTQGRLVIIGSASGHISIPKYAAYAMSKHAITALAETLYAELAPYGISVTLISPGFVKTEIRNVNNLGIYQEGTRDPLPEWLRLDADKAAKIIIKAIRLRQRERIITVSGKLGVILNRVFPGLLPRFFRWQAMRKK; encoded by the coding sequence GTGACAAAGCTTAAAGACAATAATGCTCAAAATTTCAAAAACAGTTTCAAGGATAAAGTAATACTAATTACTGGTGCTTCTTCTGGTATTGGTGCAGCATTGGCTAAGGGGTTTGCGCAAGAGAAAGCTAAATTAGCTTTATTGGCGAGGCGCTTTAACAAACTTGAGGTAATTGCTTCCTTGTGCAAAATGTCAGATAGCCAAGCCTTAGCGCTTGTCTGTGATGTTAGTAAGGAAACAGAAATTGAAAAGGCTGTTGCAACAGTACAACAGCAATTGGGATCTATTGATGTCGTGATTGCTAATGCAGGCTTTGGGGTTGTTGCAAACGTTGAAAATTTAACGCTTACTGATTTTCAGCGCCAATTTGAAACGAATGTATATGGTGTATTGCGGACACTGTATGCTACTTTGGATGACTTAAAAAAGACGCAGGGCAGGTTGGTTATTATTGGGAGTGCTTCTGGTCATATCTCTATACCTAAATATGCAGCTTATGCGATGAGCAAACATGCTATCACTGCTTTGGCAGAAACCTTATACGCAGAGTTAGCGCCTTATGGCATCAGTGTAACGCTTATTAGTCCAGGCTTTGTTAAAACCGAGATCCGTAATGTAAATAATCTGGGAATATATCAGGAAGGTACTCGAGATCCATTGCCAGAATGGTTGCGCCTTGATGCAGATAAAGCGGCAAAAATTATCATAAAAGCCATACGGCTACGCCAGCGCGAACGCATTATTACAGTGAGTGGTAAATTAGGTGTCATCTTGAATCGCGTATTTCCAGGCTTATTACCACGTTTTTTTCGTTGGCAAGCGATGAGAAAAAAATGA
- a CDS encoding penicillin-binding transpeptidase domain-containing protein — MNKWLILIVCSFLTITAQGSENCFLATENGKIIKQEGECTKRHSPFSTFKIPLAVMGFDAKILKTPLEPELAFTPELRQQLGDLFQPNKYPIMKFHEKVQTPTSWMQYSVIWYSQEITKHLGKDNFIAYINKFSYGNKDVSGTPGKNNGLSHAWLGSSLQISPIEQVEFLEKLSKNELPASKNAQQNTIQIIKQEKIWDDWQLFGKTGGSYQTGWFVGWIEKGDRRIIFAQYIEADNLPISAGRIAKEIVKDNLISLIT; from the coding sequence ATGAATAAATGGCTCATATTGATTGTATGCTCTTTTCTCACAATCACTGCTCAAGGTTCAGAAAACTGTTTTCTAGCGACAGAAAATGGCAAAATTATCAAACAAGAAGGCGAATGCACAAAACGTCATTCCCCTTTTTCAACCTTTAAAATTCCACTTGCCGTAATGGGTTTTGATGCAAAGATCCTAAAAACACCATTAGAACCAGAATTAGCATTCACGCCTGAATTAAGACAACAATTGGGCGATCTCTTTCAACCCAATAAATACCCTATCATGAAATTTCATGAAAAAGTACAAACACCCACATCTTGGATGCAATACTCCGTTATATGGTACTCACAAGAAATCACCAAACATTTAGGAAAGGATAACTTTATTGCTTATATAAATAAGTTTAGCTATGGCAATAAAGATGTGTCAGGAACACCTGGTAAAAATAATGGCCTTTCTCATGCATGGCTTGGCAGTTCTTTACAAATATCACCTATAGAGCAAGTAGAATTTCTTGAGAAATTATCAAAAAACGAATTGCCTGCCTCAAAAAATGCTCAACAAAATACCATTCAAATTATTAAACAAGAAAAAATATGGGATGATTGGCAACTATTTGGCAAAACAGGTGGTAGCTATCAAACAGGCTGGTTCGTGGGTTGGATAGAAAAAGGAGACAGACGCATCATATTTGCTCAATACATTGAGGCTGACAACCTACCCATTAGTGCAGGCAGAATTGCCAAAGAGATAGTAAAAGATAATCTCATAAGCCTTATAACCTAA
- a CDS encoding methyltransferase, producing the protein MDNIQDFPHEIRRFAFSTLAGGVRAKLFETLIQSKLLDIYRHKSEYTEDEIIEQLKSHPLRTKKWLHLLSVEYLLKKTTRENIIYYSLSPICQKFLAEKGKPIWLECVDMIESIQRFAEENFHDVLNGSAIKFTVNWPPQSYQDTELLEEWMRDTAFPPYEALSKNFDFTKVSTVLDVGGGDGTIACNLAKRFPHLKICVFNLPHAATLATHNIQKQGLADRVKVIAGDFLKDNELPKGFDLMIFSRVLWDWSHETSAMLLHKAYAALQTGGLIAITEAFLEENRDCSLVLEYRYLFWDNFEAAVFKSGKEYEELLTNVGFKVASFHRGRASNVFSVLVGQKS; encoded by the coding sequence ATGGACAATATTCAAGATTTCCCGCATGAAATAAGACGATTTGCTTTTAGCACGCTCGCAGGTGGCGTAAGAGCTAAATTATTTGAAACACTCATTCAATCAAAATTATTAGATATCTATCGACACAAAAGTGAATACACTGAAGATGAAATTATTGAGCAACTCAAAAGCCATCCACTTCGGACTAAAAAATGGCTCCATTTATTATCTGTAGAATATTTACTCAAAAAAACCACTCGTGAAAACATCATTTACTATTCTCTCTCTCCTATTTGTCAAAAATTTCTTGCAGAGAAAGGCAAGCCCATATGGCTAGAATGTGTTGACATGATTGAGTCTATACAACGCTTTGCAGAAGAAAATTTTCATGATGTGTTAAATGGATCTGCTATTAAATTCACAGTGAATTGGCCCCCCCAAAGCTATCAAGACACTGAACTCTTAGAAGAGTGGATGAGAGATACTGCTTTTCCACCTTATGAAGCTTTGAGCAAGAACTTTGATTTTACAAAAGTTAGCACAGTGCTTGATGTCGGAGGAGGAGACGGAACCATTGCATGCAATTTGGCCAAACGATTTCCTCATTTAAAGATATGTGTTTTTAATCTTCCACATGCGGCCACATTAGCGACACATAATATTCAAAAGCAAGGTTTGGCTGATCGTGTTAAGGTCATTGCTGGTGATTTTTTAAAAGATAATGAATTACCCAAAGGCTTTGATCTCATGATTTTCTCTCGCGTATTATGGGATTGGTCGCATGAGACCTCAGCCATGCTATTACATAAAGCATATGCCGCACTCCAAACTGGCGGCTTAATTGCCATTACAGAAGCTTTTCTTGAAGAAAACCGCGATTGCTCATTGGTTTTAGAATACCGTTACCTCTTTTGGGACAATTTTGAAGCCGCTGTTTTTAAATCAGGCAAAGAATATGAAGAGTTATTAACAAATGTTGGATTTAAGGTTGCAAGTTTTCATCGTGGTCGCGCCAGTAATGTGTTTTCTGTTTTGGTTGGTCAAAAATCCTAA